A portion of the Bombina bombina isolate aBomBom1 chromosome 9, aBomBom1.pri, whole genome shotgun sequence genome contains these proteins:
- the LOC128639482 gene encoding golgin subfamily A member 6-like protein 2, with translation MSASKGGSHQQSKGHDHAEDHVKEAHQDKGHGGQEKGHEAQEKGHGGQDKGHEAQEKGHGGQDKCHQGHSGGDGSHDKKGHDDSSKGHGGQDKGHGGDKGGHDEKGHGGHGGDNKVHKGPAKK, from the exons ATGTCTGCAAGCAAAGGAGGTTCACACCAGCAGTCCAAAGGCCATGACC ATGCTGAGGATCATGTGAAAGAGGCTCATCAAGATAAAGGTCATGGGGGTCAAGAAAAAGGCCACGAGGCTCAAGAGAAAGGTCATGGGGGTCAAGACAAAGGCCATGAAGCTCAAGAAAAAGGTCATGGGGGTCAAGATAAATGTCATCAAGGTCACAGTGGAGGTGATGGAAGTCATGATAAGAAAGGCCACGATGACTCCAGCAAAGGTCATGGGGGCCAAGATAAAGGTCATGGTGGAGATAAAGGAGGTCATGATGAGAAAGGTCATGGGGGTCATGGAGGAGACAATAAAGTTCACAAAGGTCCAGCTAAAAAGTGA